ATCGAGCCGCCGGTCGTCAGCCCCATATGCGGCACGATGATATCGGCTCCGGCGCGGGTCATCGCTACTGCCTCATCGGCGGAAAACACATAGGGCGTGGTCAGCAGGTCTTTGGCATGTGCCGCCGCGATCATGTCGATCTCCAGCGCAAAACTCATGCCGGTCTCTTCGAGGTTCTGCCGGAAGACACCGTCGATCAGCCCGACGGTGGGGAAGTTCTGCACCCCGGAAAATCCAAGCACCTTCAACTGGTCAAGGTGATGGTCGAGGATCAGAAAAGGATCGGTGCCATTGACCCCGGCCAGAACCGGCGTGTTACGGGTAACGGGCAGCACCTCGCGCGCCATATCAAGAACGATTTCATTGGCGTTGCCGTATGCCAGCACCCCGGCAAGCGAACCCCGTCCGGCCATTCGGTAGCGCCCGGAGTTGTAGATCACAATCAGATCGATGCCGCCCTCTTCCTCGCATTTGGCGGATAGGCCGGTGCCCGCGCCACCGCCGATAATTGGCTGACGGCGGGCGGCCATATCTTGGAACCGCTCCATCAGGGCCTTGCGGTCGGGCACGTTTCTTCTGCTCATTGGATAGTCTCCCGGTAGTGACGCGCGACGTCCGCCGCAAAGGCGGGCGCGTTGATGTGATGCTCGGTCTCGATCAGCCGGCGGTTTGGCCCGGAACGGAAAGTCGCGCGGATCTCATCGAAAAGCGCCTGATCGGCCTCGGGGTCGTGGAATGGCATACCCGGCGCGTCGATGGCGGAAACACCGCCCAGCGGCAGAAAAAGCCGCACCTCGCCCTCGCAGTGGTTCAGCGCATCAGTGATGAAGCGCGCTATGGCACGATTTTCCGGGGGCGTGGTGCGCATCAGCGTGACCTGCGCATTGTGGAAGTAGAGGTTCCGGTCCCGGTATTTCTCCGGCACCGTTTCCAGCGCGCCGAAGTTCACCATATCCACCGCGCCGACCGAACCGACCCAGGGGCGGCGGGTGCGGGCAAAGACGCCGTAGCGATCCGTTGTGCAGGGGAAGACGCCGCCCATCAGCAGGTCAGGCACTTCGGTTGCGGTGATATCAAGGGCCGCAGACAAAAGACCGGCCTCGACCAGCTTTTCCATCGACTGGCCGCCGGTGCCGGTGGCGTGAAAGACATAGGGCTCGATCTCGCCCGCGAGTTCCGCGCGCAGCTGGTCGATACACGTGGTGGTGACGCCGAACATGGTCATGCCGATCCCAGGCAGGCCACCCACATCTGCCGGGACCGGCCATTTCACCATCCCCGCGATGGCATGTGCCGCATTGCCGATCACCCGGCGCGAAATCGCATTCAGCCCCGCGACATCGGTCACCGAATACATCATGGCAATATCCGTCGGGCCGACATAGGGCGCGACATTCCCGGAGGCGACGGTGGAGACCATCAGCTTTGGCAGCGTCACCGGCAGCGCCCGCATCCCTTCGGTCACCAGCGCCGTATTGCCGGAGCCGCCGAGCCCCAACACTCCGCCGATATCCTCCTGCGCCAGCAGCCAGCGGGTGAGCGCCACCGCCATGCCGGAAACCGCCCGCCCGCGGTCCTCAAGACCGAGCGCCGCGCCCCGCCCTTCCGGATGACTGGCGGCGACCTCCTCGGCGCTGACATCGGCACCGGCGACGCTTGTTGCTGTCGAGACGTCGACCAGCCGCACCGGCACCCCCGCCGCACGGATCAGATCCGCCGCGAAACGCAGCTCATCCGCCTTTGTGTCCATCGTTCCGATGACGAGAACCGTTTTCATCTTTGCTTCTCCCCCCAAATTCCCTCCCTCAAACTCAGACCCCCACACCCAACCAGCGCTGCTGCGCCGTCGGATCGCCGGCCAGCACCGCCGATGCCATCGGCTGGGTCAGCTGACCGTTCACCATCACCGCCACCTGGTCAGAGACCGAGGTCGCGACATGCAGCGCCTGTTCGATCAGTAAAACGCCCATCCCTTCAGCTGCGATCTGGCGCAGCACCTGGATAAGATGGTCGACGATAACGGGCGCGAGGCCCTCGGATGGTTCATCCATCACCACCAGAGCCGGGTTCATCAAAAGCGCGCGGGCAATGGCGACCATCTGCGCCTCGCCGCCCGAAAGCTGGTTGCCCCGGTTCTGGCGGCGCTCAGCCAGACGCGGGAACGTGTCATAGACGCGTTCAATCGTCCATGCGACATCACCGGGCGTGCCCGGCTGCGCCACAAGCCGCAGATGTTCATGCACGGTCAGCGAGCGGAAAAGCCTGCGCCCCTGGGGTACCAGCGCGATCCCGGCGCGGGCGATGGTGGTCGGCCCTGTCCCGCGCAGCGCGCGCCCGTTCAGCCTGATCTCGCCCTTCTGCGCCGTGACCAACCCCGCAATCGCTTGGCAAAGCGTGGTTTTCCCCATGCCATTGCGCCCCACGATGGACAAAGGCGCGGCCCCCAACTCCAGCGAGACGCCTTGCAGAATATGTGCCTTGCCGAAATGGACATGCAGGTCCGAGATTTGCAAAAGGCCCATCAGTGATGCCCTCCGCCAAGGTAGATCTCGCGCACCACGGCATTGTCGGAAATGCGGCCGGGAAGGTCTTCGGCAACCACGCGGCCATCTTTCATCACGGTGACCATATCGGCATTCCTGAGCGCCACATCCATATCGTGTTCGATGAGAACAAGGGTCAGATCGCGCGGCAGACCGGCAAGGATGCGGTTCAGTTCGGGGCGCTCAGCAGCGGAAAGGCCTGCGGCGGGCTCGTCCAGCATCAGAACTTTTGGCTCCGCAGCCAGCGCCATGCCGATCTCGACCTGGCGGCGCTGGCCATGCGACAGATCGCTGACATCGCGGGACAGCAAATGGCTGATCCGCATTCGTTCGGCCGTAGCGCGCGCCTGTGCCAGCGCCACGTCTCCCCTGCGCGGGCGCAAAAGCGACAGCCGGTTCGTCCGCATGCCGCGCACCGCGAGATAGAGGTTTTCTTCGACATTCAGCCCGTCGAAAAGGAGCGAGGTCTGATAGGTGCGCCCCATCCCACGCCGGATCCGGTGCTGCGGGCGCATGCGGGTGATATCTTCGCCAAAAAGCGAAATCGTGCCAGAGGTCGGCGGGAAATCACCAAGTAACGTATTGAAAAGAGTCGTCTTTCCAGCACCATTTGGCCCAAGGATCGCGCGGCGCTCACCGCTCGCGATGGCAAGCGTAACATCGGCCACCGCCCTCAGGCTGCCAAAGGTACGCCCGACCGCGCGTAAATCAAGCGCTGGCGGTGCGGCGGTGTTCTGGACGGATCTCATCGCAACCTCTTCGGGAACAGGACAGGGTCCGGGCCGGGGATGATGTCCCGGCCCGGCAGCGTCACAGGGGGATCAGGGCGCGCAATCAGGGTTATCGCGCGAGGGCGCCCCAAGCGCGAGGAAGGCTTCTGTCTCCATCCCGAGGCTTTGCGAAACCCCTTCGGTCTTGCCGAAGGCTTTGGTCCGCATGGTGCCGTCATCATTGATGATCTCGGTCAGGAAGATATCGGAAATCGCCTGACGGTTGCTGTCGAGCGAGACCTTCGCCCCCACCGGATTGACGAACTCAACCTTCGCCAGCGCCTCCTGGAAGGCTTTCTGATCACCTGACAGATCACCGCCGATCTCTTCCAGCGCCAGCAGCACCGCTTTGGTATTGGTGTAGTAGTTCACGCCGTGGATCGACGGGCTTTCAAACCCGTCCGGGAATTTCTCGCGATAGGTGGCGACGAATGTGGTCCAGTCCTCATCATCAATCACATCGGCAATCGGACCTGCCGCAACCATCCCCTCCATCAGCCGCTGATGCGGACCACGGGCGGAAAGCAACGTCTGGTCAGCGGTAATCGAGCCACCCATGATCGGCAGCTCGCCCCCGTTCTGCGCATATTCGGTCAGGAAAGCGAGCGCATCAGTGCCGCCCTGCACCACCAGAAGCCCATCAGAATCCGCCGGGATCGAGGTGATGATCGATGCAAAATCAGTTGTGTTCAGCGGTGACCAGAGTTTGGTGACCTTACCACCCGCCGCGCAATATTCATGCATGAAGCCAAAGACCTGCGCATAAGGGAACGCATAGTCTGCCGCCACGATGGTCACATGGCGCAACCCTTTTTCGTTATAGGCATGGCTGCCCAGGCCCGCCATCCACTGGGTGCCTTCGGTATTGAAGCGGAAGAAGTTCTCCGAGACATCGCGCAGGGTCGCATCCGCCGCCGCCGCCGAGCCATTCACAAAGGTCTTGCCGGGCACCGTTTTGGAATAGTCGCGCAGCGCCATACCCTCGGCGCCCGACAGCGGACCGATCACGATATCAACGCCATCCTGTTCGATCAGCTTCCTCGCCCGCGCCAGCGCGACATCGGCCTGGGCGTTGGAGCTTTCGCGGATCCATTCGATCTTCTTGCCGTTGATCTCCCAGCCGACTTCTTCAAAGGCCAGTTCCATCATGCGGTAGGCATCCTGGCCGCCGGTGGCAAAGGGCCCCTCCAGCGTAGTGACCGAGCCGATCCGGATCACATCGTCCTCGGCGAAGGCCGGGCTGCCAAAGGCGGCGAAAAGGGCAATCGCTGCGACCATCGGCCGGAACGGGTTGGTTTTGACAGCTTGCATGTTTTCCTCCCTCATGCGTGCTTCATCCTTGGTTGCCAGGGCGCTCCTCAACACCCCGGTAGAGCTTGCGCATCTGACGGCGGGCGCTTTGGATCAGGCCCGGCACCCCATCGGGCGACAAAAGGACAATCCCCAGGAAAACCATACCGATCAGGGTGTTGAATCGATCGCGGTCATAGATCGAGGCCGCGAATGTATCGAGCAGCGTAAAGATCAGCGCGCCGATGAAGGCGCCGGCCGGGTGGCGCATCCCCCCGATCACGCACATGACCAGAATATTGACGGTCGCCCCCATGCCGATTGAAGCGGGCGTGATGCCGATATTGTAAATCGTCACCATGATACCGCCGACACCCGCGATGAAGCCCGCCACTGCGAATGCCATGACGCGATGCAGCCCGGCGTCAAAACCAAGCGCGGAGACCCGGCGAGGATGGCTGCGCAGCCCCTGCAAGACCAGCCCGAAGGGCGTCTTCACCAGCCAGAGCACCGCCAGATAAAGCATGGCCGCAATCGCCAGCGCGGTCAGGTAAAAGACCAGCGGATCGCGTAAAGGCAGGCCCAGCACCTCAGGCCCCAGCACATTGCGGATACCCTCATAGCCATTCAGAAGCGCGGTATTGGCCTGGGCGAAAAGGCTGCCCCCCACCGCCAGCGCCAGTGTGATCATCAGAAGATAGATGTCATTGGTGCGCATCGAAATCATGCCCACCAGCAGACCGGCAAGGGTTGCCGCCAGCAGCGCCAGCGGAATCGCCACCGCGTAAGGCAGTTGCGCGCCATTCGCCGGCACCGCCTCGGGCACGGTGATCGCGATGGTATAGCCCGCCACGCCCGCGATCATCGTTTGCGCCAGCGAGACAAAGCCGCCATAGGTCGCCAGAAAGGTCAGAGACAGCGCGATGATGCCGTAAACCAGCGTGCGGCCAAGGATATTCATCAGCCAGAAGTCGCTCAGCAGCAGCGGCGCCGTAAGGAGGCAAAGCCCGGTGATCAGATGCAGCGCGCGGATCATTTCGCCGCCCCCATGATACCCTGCGGCCGGATCGCCAGCGTCGCCACCATGATTGCGAAGGTCAGGATGACCGACCAGGTCGGGAAGAGGGCCAGCCCCCATTGCTCGGCCAGCCCGATCAGCAGCGCGCCAACCGCAGTGCCGCCGATCGAGCCCATGCCGCCCACGATCACCACCACCAGCGAGGACAGCAGAAACCGCGTATCGACCCCAAGCGCCACCGGCTGCGCCGTTGCGCCGATCACGCCGCCAAGCCCCGCCAGCGCTGCACCGAGCGCAAAGACCAGCGCAGAGGTCAGGGGCACATTGATGCCGCAGGCCGCCAGCATCTCGCGGTCATCGACACCCGCGCGCACCATGATCCCAAGTCTGGTGCGGTTCAGGATCAGCCAGAGGCCAACGCCCACCGCCAACGCCGCAATGACCTGGAACAGGCGGAAAAAGGGATAGCGTCCGACACCCGGCAGTACCACCGGCCCGAACAGCGCATCAGGGGCAAAGAACTGGAACGGCGAGCCGCCGAATTGCGCAAGGATCTGATCGGCAATGATGATCGAAAGGCCGATGGTCACCATTGCCTGGCGCAGTTCCTGGCCCTGCATCCAGCCGAGGAAGGCGACCTGCATCACTATCCCCGTCAGAGCCGCCGCCGCCATCCCTGCAAGGATCGCCAAATACCAAGCATAAGCGAATGTCGCGTCATTAGCATAAAGCGGATCATAGACCGCATAACCGACATAGGCCCCGATCAGATAGAGCGATCCATGCGCCATATTCACCGTGCGCATCAGGCCGAAGATCAGCGAAAAGCCGCAGGCAACGATGAAATACAGCGCGGCAAGAGTCACACCATTGAGTGTGACGGTCAGAAACCAGGCCAAGGCAAAATTCTCCCCCGCGCGCAGAGGCAGTACCGCCGCACGTCTCTTTTCAGCATTCAGGACAAAGGCCAATGAGGTTCCTCTCCCCATTGGCTCTCTATTGGTTGCATGGGACTGCGGAAGTGAGTAGTGGCCTTTTGGCAGAATGATGGGTAAAAATGGGTAATTTCTCGCATGCCAGATGAGGCGCAGAATGGGTCTGCCCTATGATTCCCCCTGCCCTGCGAGGCATATGCCGGGGCAACAATGGCGGCTCTCCAGCCGACCGGCGGGCGATACAGCATGGCGCGAGATCGTTTGCCCGGGGCTGGCGCTGTTGCCGCAGGGCCATGAAGAAACCGCAGCCCTGCTGCCGCTGACCGATCTGAACGGAGCAGCGCTTGGTTATTGCCGGGATCGGATCCGGGCGCGGGATCAGGATCAGGGAGGAGCACTCGCCCTGATGATGTCGGACCCGTTTCTGAACCCGGCCCGCATCGCCGATACGCTGCGCGATGCGGGCGTGGACACCGTGTTCAACTGGCCAAGCTGCCAGGTCCTT
The Paracoccus alcaliphilus DNA segment above includes these coding regions:
- a CDS encoding ABC transporter substrate-binding protein, translated to MQAVKTNPFRPMVAAIALFAAFGSPAFAEDDVIRIGSVTTLEGPFATGGQDAYRMMELAFEEVGWEINGKKIEWIRESSNAQADVALARARKLIEQDGVDIVIGPLSGAEGMALRDYSKTVPGKTFVNGSAAAADATLRDVSENFFRFNTEGTQWMAGLGSHAYNEKGLRHVTIVAADYAFPYAQVFGFMHEYCAAGGKVTKLWSPLNTTDFASIITSIPADSDGLLVVQGGTDALAFLTEYAQNGGELPIMGGSITADQTLLSARGPHQRLMEGMVAAGPIADVIDDEDWTTFVATYREKFPDGFESPSIHGVNYYTNTKAVLLALEEIGGDLSGDQKAFQEALAKVEFVNPVGAKVSLDSNRQAISDIFLTEIINDDGTMRTKAFGKTEGVSQSLGMETEAFLALGAPSRDNPDCAP
- a CDS encoding ABC transporter ATP-binding protein, producing the protein MGLLQISDLHVHFGKAHILQGVSLELGAAPLSIVGRNGMGKTTLCQAIAGLVTAQKGEIRLNGRALRGTGPTTIARAGIALVPQGRRLFRSLTVHEHLRLVAQPGTPGDVAWTIERVYDTFPRLAERRQNRGNQLSGGEAQMVAIARALLMNPALVVMDEPSEGLAPVIVDHLIQVLRQIAAEGMGVLLIEQALHVATSVSDQVAVMVNGQLTQPMASAVLAGDPTAQQRWLGVGV
- a CDS encoding branched-chain amino acid ABC transporter permease gives rise to the protein MAWFLTVTLNGVTLAALYFIVACGFSLIFGLMRTVNMAHGSLYLIGAYVGYAVYDPLYANDATFAYAWYLAILAGMAAAALTGIVMQVAFLGWMQGQELRQAMVTIGLSIIIADQILAQFGGSPFQFFAPDALFGPVVLPGVGRYPFFRLFQVIAALAVGVGLWLILNRTRLGIMVRAGVDDREMLAACGINVPLTSALVFALGAALAGLGGVIGATAQPVALGVDTRFLLSSLVVVIVGGMGSIGGTAVGALLIGLAEQWGLALFPTWSVILTFAIMVATLAIRPQGIMGAAK
- a CDS encoding branched-chain amino acid ABC transporter permease; this translates as MIRALHLITGLCLLTAPLLLSDFWLMNILGRTLVYGIIALSLTFLATYGGFVSLAQTMIAGVAGYTIAITVPEAVPANGAQLPYAVAIPLALLAATLAGLLVGMISMRTNDIYLLMITLALAVGGSLFAQANTALLNGYEGIRNVLGPEVLGLPLRDPLVFYLTALAIAAMLYLAVLWLVKTPFGLVLQGLRSHPRRVSALGFDAGLHRVMAFAVAGFIAGVGGIMVTIYNIGITPASIGMGATVNILVMCVIGGMRHPAGAFIGALIFTLLDTFAASIYDRDRFNTLIGMVFLGIVLLSPDGVPGLIQSARRQMRKLYRGVEERPGNQG
- a CDS encoding phosphoenolpyruvate hydrolase family protein, coding for MSRRNVPDRKALMERFQDMAARRQPIIGGGAGTGLSAKCEEEGGIDLIVIYNSGRYRMAGRGSLAGVLAYGNANEIVLDMAREVLPVTRNTPVLAGVNGTDPFLILDHHLDQLKVLGFSGVQNFPTVGLIDGVFRQNLEETGMSFALEIDMIAAAHAKDLLTTPYVFSADEAVAMTRAGADIIVPHMGLTTGGSIGAETARTLDDCVRDITEWAEAARVVRKDVLVLCHGGPISSPSDAEYVLRNAPGINGFYGASSMERLPAELALVDQTRRFKSLTF
- a CDS encoding ABC transporter ATP-binding protein, with translation MRSVQNTAAPPALDLRAVGRTFGSLRAVADVTLAIASGERRAILGPNGAGKTTLFNTLLGDFPPTSGTISLFGEDITRMRPQHRIRRGMGRTYQTSLLFDGLNVEENLYLAVRGMRTNRLSLLRPRRGDVALAQARATAERMRISHLLSRDVSDLSHGQRRQVEIGMALAAEPKVLMLDEPAAGLSAAERPELNRILAGLPRDLTLVLIEHDMDVALRNADMVTVMKDGRVVAEDLPGRISDNAVVREIYLGGGHH
- a CDS encoding Tm-1-like ATP-binding domain-containing protein, with amino-acid sequence MKTVLVIGTMDTKADELRFAADLIRAAGVPVRLVDVSTATSVAGADVSAEEVAASHPEGRGAALGLEDRGRAVSGMAVALTRWLLAQEDIGGVLGLGGSGNTALVTEGMRALPVTLPKLMVSTVASGNVAPYVGPTDIAMMYSVTDVAGLNAISRRVIGNAAHAIAGMVKWPVPADVGGLPGIGMTMFGVTTTCIDQLRAELAGEIEPYVFHATGTGGQSMEKLVEAGLLSAALDITATEVPDLLMGGVFPCTTDRYGVFARTRRPWVGSVGAVDMVNFGALETVPEKYRDRNLYFHNAQVTLMRTTPPENRAIARFITDALNHCEGEVRLFLPLGGVSAIDAPGMPFHDPEADQALFDEIRATFRSGPNRRLIETEHHINAPAFAADVARHYRETIQ